One Fusobacterium nucleatum genomic window carries:
- the cadA gene encoding cadmium-translocating P-type ATPase, with product MKKKKEVIIIISAILFAIALFVRMSQTIQLILMLVAYILLGKDTVLKAVKNVEKGDFFDENFLMTVATLGAIIIGEYPEAVAVMLFYEVGELFQGYAINKSRKSIADMMDIKPEYANVIRDNKSIKVDPDEVQIDEIIEIKPGERVPLDATIIKGETTLDTSALTGESIPVEVREGASILSGCINLNALILAKVTKEYFDSTVNKVLDLVENAAAKKSTSERLITRFAKIYTPIVISLAVLLAILPPIISGEYNFRLWIFRALSFLVVSCPCAFVISVPLSFFSGIGAASRAGILIKGGNYLEILSKVDTVVFDKTGTLTKGVFNVQKVVVLDKSIKEDEFISLVAMTESGSNHPISKSIQKYYNREIDKTSINSIKEISGKGIEALINNIKILVGNEKLVNIPSDLIIDDIGTILYVEVNNKFTGYIVISDEIKKDAQKAIEGLKDIGIKKSIMLTGDIEKVGNKVGEELGLDEIYTNLLPQDKVSKFEEIIENKKSKGNVAFVGDGINDAPVLARADVGIAMGAMGSDAAIEAADVVIMTDEPSKIVTAIKSSKKTMKIAMQNIALAFGVKAIALILSALGIADMWMAVFADTGVTILAVLNSFRALKIENN from the coding sequence ATGAAGAAGAAAAAAGAAGTAATCATAATTATTTCTGCTATATTGTTTGCAATAGCATTATTTGTGAGAATGAGTCAAACAATACAACTTATCTTAATGTTAGTAGCCTATATATTACTTGGAAAAGATACTGTCTTAAAAGCTGTAAAGAATGTTGAAAAAGGAGATTTCTTTGATGAAAATTTTCTTATGACAGTAGCTACACTAGGAGCTATAATAATAGGTGAATATCCAGAAGCAGTTGCAGTTATGCTTTTTTATGAAGTTGGAGAATTATTTCAAGGTTATGCTATCAATAAATCAAGAAAATCTATTGCAGATATGATGGATATTAAACCAGAATATGCCAATGTTATTAGAGATAATAAATCTATAAAAGTTGATCCAGATGAAGTACAAATTGATGAAATAATTGAAATCAAACCTGGTGAAAGAGTTCCTCTTGATGCTACTATTATAAAGGGTGAAACTACTCTTGATACTTCAGCTCTTACTGGAGAATCTATTCCAGTTGAAGTGAGAGAAGGAGCAAGTATATTAAGTGGTTGTATAAATCTAAATGCACTAATATTGGCAAAAGTTACAAAAGAATATTTTGATTCAACAGTTAATAAAGTTTTAGATTTAGTTGAAAATGCTGCTGCTAAAAAATCAACTTCTGAAAGATTGATTACAAGATTTGCAAAAATATATACACCAATAGTAATAAGTTTAGCAGTATTGTTAGCTATTTTACCACCAATCATAAGTGGAGAATATAATTTTAGACTTTGGATATTTAGAGCTCTATCATTTTTAGTTGTGTCTTGTCCTTGTGCCTTTGTAATTTCTGTTCCTTTAAGTTTTTTCAGTGGAATAGGAGCTGCTTCAAGAGCAGGAATTCTCATAAAAGGTGGAAATTATTTAGAAATATTATCAAAAGTTGATACAGTAGTTTTTGATAAAACAGGAACATTGACTAAAGGAGTATTTAATGTTCAAAAAGTTGTAGTCCTTGATAAAAGTATAAAAGAAGATGAATTTATTTCTCTTGTTGCTATGACTGAGTCAGGGTCTAATCACCCTATATCAAAGTCTATACAAAAATATTATAATAGAGAAATTGATAAAACTTCTATAAATAGCATTAAAGAAATTTCTGGTAAAGGTATAGAAGCTCTTATTAATAATATAAAAATACTTGTTGGAAATGAAAAATTAGTAAATATTCCTAGTGACCTTATTATTGATGATATTGGAACTATTCTCTATGTGGAAGTAAATAATAAATTTACTGGATATATAGTTATTTCTGATGAAATAAAAAAAGATGCTCAAAAGGCAATAGAAGGTTTAAAAGATATAGGTATAAAAAAATCTATTATGCTTACTGGTGATATTGAAAAAGTAGGTAATAAAGTTGGAGAAGAATTAGGACTTGATGAAATTTATACTAATCTTTTACCACAAGATAAAGTAAGTAAATTTGAAGAAATTATAGAAAATAAAAAATCTAAGGGAAATGTAGCTTTTGTTGGTGATGGTATAAATGATGCTCCTGTACTTGCAAGAGCAGATGTTGGAATAGCTATGGGAGCTATGGGCTCAGATGCTGCAATAGAAGCTGCTGATGTTGTTATTATGACTGATGAGCCTAGTAAGATAGTAACTGCAATAAAAAGTTCTAAAAAAACTATGAAAATTGCTATGCAAAATATTGCTCTAGCTTTTGGAGTAAAAGCTATTGCATTAATTTTAAGTGCCTTAGGTATTGCTGATATGTGGATGGCTGTTTTTGCTGATACAGGTGTAACTATACTTGCAGTTTTAAATTCCTTTAGAGCTTTAAAAATAGAAAATAATTAA
- a CDS encoding amidinotransferase yields MKKNITNKILMVRPAFFTFNEQTAVNNHYQKLDSKPAQKIQNEAMIEFDKMVEKLKKIGIDVKVMQDTKEPHTPDSIFPNNWFSTHYSNTIVLYPMFAENRRLERTDNLYDYFDKADSLNVIDYSNLEKKNIFLEGTGALVLDRKNKKAYCSLSERADEKLLDIFCEDVGYKKIAFHSYQTVDEIRKPIYHTNVMMAMGENYAILCADSIDNPEERENVIRELENDGKEIVYINEYQVEHFLGNTIELINNENVKICVMSTTAYSVVTPEQKNIIEKYDVIVPVDVHTIEKYGGGSARCMIAELFI; encoded by the coding sequence ATGAAAAAAAATATTACAAATAAAATATTAATGGTAAGACCTGCTTTTTTTACTTTCAATGAACAAACAGCAGTGAATAACCATTATCAAAAATTAGATAGTAAACCTGCTCAAAAAATTCAAAATGAGGCTATGATAGAATTTGATAAAATGGTTGAAAAATTAAAAAAAATTGGAATAGATGTCAAGGTTATGCAAGATACAAAAGAGCCTCATACACCTGATAGTATATTTCCTAATAACTGGTTTTCAACTCATTATTCTAATACTATTGTTCTATATCCTATGTTTGCAGAAAATAGAAGACTTGAAAGAACTGACAATCTCTATGATTATTTTGATAAGGCAGATAGTTTAAATGTTATTGATTATTCTAATTTAGAAAAGAAAAATATTTTTCTTGAAGGTACAGGAGCATTAGTTTTAGATAGAAAAAATAAAAAAGCATATTGTTCATTATCTGAAAGAGCAGATGAAAAACTTTTAGATATTTTTTGTGAAGATGTAGGTTATAAGAAAATAGCTTTTCATTCTTATCAAACTGTTGATGAGATAAGAAAACCTATATATCATACAAATGTTATGATGGCTATGGGAGAAAATTATGCTATCTTATGTGCAGATAGTATTGATAACCCAGAAGAAAGAGAAAATGTCATAAGAGAATTAGAAAATGATGGCAAAGAAATTGTCTATATAAATGAATATCAAGTTGAACATTTTTTAGGAAATACAATAGAACTTATTAATAATGAAAATGTAAAAATTTGTGTTATGTCTACAACTGCTTATTCTGTAGTTACTCCTGAACAAAAAAATATTATTGAGAAATATGATGTTATTGTTCCAGTAGATGTACATACTATTGAAAAATATGGTGGTGGCTCTGCTAGATGTATGATAGCAGAATTATTTATTTAA
- a CDS encoding ABC transporter permease, with protein MKNFISKHISFISIIILIVIWQVCGNLGLLPKFIFPTPFEIANAFVRDRALFLFHFKITMLEALIGLSLGILIASLLAIIMDSFETINKIVYPLLIFTQTIPTIALAPILVLWLGYDMTPKIVLIVINTTFPIVISILDGFRHCDKDAIQLLKLMNASRWQILYHVKIPTALTYFYAGLRVSVSYAFISAVVSEWLGGFEGLGVFMIRAKKAFDYDTMFAIIILVSAISLISMELVKRSEKKFIKWKYLEEEENEKD; from the coding sequence ATGAAAAATTTTATTAGTAAACATATAAGTTTTATTAGTATTATAATTTTAATAGTTATTTGGCAAGTTTGTGGAAATTTAGGATTACTTCCAAAATTTATTTTTCCAACTCCATTTGAAATTGCTAATGCCTTTGTAAGAGATAGAGCTTTATTTTTATTTCATTTTAAAATAACTATGCTTGAAGCCCTTATAGGACTTAGTTTAGGAATTTTAATTGCAAGTCTTTTAGCAATAATTATGGATAGCTTTGAAACAATAAATAAAATAGTATATCCACTATTAATTTTTACACAAACTATACCAACAATAGCTCTTGCTCCAATACTTGTACTTTGGCTTGGTTATGATATGACACCAAAAATTGTTTTAATAGTTATAAATACAACCTTCCCTATTGTTATAAGTATACTTGATGGTTTTAGGCACTGTGATAAAGATGCTATTCAGCTTTTAAAACTTATGAATGCAAGTAGATGGCAAATTCTTTACCATGTAAAAATTCCAACTGCACTTACATATTTTTATGCAGGTTTAAGAGTAAGTGTTTCTTATGCTTTTATTTCAGCTGTTGTATCTGAATGGCTTGGAGGCTTTGAAGGACTTGGAGTTTTTATGATAAGAGCTAAAAAGGCTTTTGATTATGATACTATGTTCGCAATAATAATTTTAGTTTCAGCTATTAGTTTAATCAGTATGGAACTTGTAAAAAGAAGTGAAAAAAAATTTATTAAATGGAAATATTTGGAGGAGGAAGAAAATGAAAAAGATTAA